A stretch of the Aspergillus puulaauensis MK2 DNA, chromosome 6, nearly complete sequence genome encodes the following:
- a CDS encoding uncharacterized protein (COG:S;~EggNog:ENOG410PT1M), which translates to MPRRRRFSITDSETDYSESDSSMMEYPRTHRRRSVSRTRPSYSNTYLSPNRVHEDVRIHRSASTGARRTRQERDRERVDRTQPTAVIVDIKNDSRNTSSNKARKDRRDNRHEETNHYLDPYESEDETYLRRPQRRARASTSASHSREPSPLQPPRDYDLLIDQRVLEHNDHRQDMELLRQQQEIERLERHLARTHGEHEVRLIREEEDRYEGDISDRLRRLQRYEEHERLEDEKRKAERRYRLQRLEAAERESAEQEEVRRKLKHERLVELQRKIDEEEERERVKKEIRDEEARRALEEQQKRAEEAKMKAAAVEEWKLNEERRKIAEREAAARRDREFRERLRLEFGYTEAEIEDIINKKHKKDKKEEKGEKGDKKEKKEEKKDEDPNKPTWIKVHRKHLLPDTLIAYQLPWSWDEYDGNYMVIKTWVSEELQEELFAHSRRLREGKVISEKSNTLTELRVNDRNKDKMYLVRKKSPSRRSWMFT; encoded by the exons ATGCCTAGACGCCGCCGTTTTTCCATCACCGACTCTGAGACTGATTACTCAGAATCTGACTCTTCCATGATGGAGTATCCCCGCACCCATAGAAGACGCTCCGTCTCTCGCACTCGCCCCAGCTACAGCAACACCTACCTGAGCCCAAATAGGGTACACGAAGATGTCCGCATCCACCGATCCGCTTCGACAGGCGCCCGTCGTACCCGACAAGAGCGTGATCGGGAGCGGGTCGATCGAACCCAACCAACTGCCGTCATCGTTGACATCAAAAACGACTCTCGGAATACGAGCTCCAACAAGGCCCGTAAGGATCGTCGCGATAACCGCCACGAAGAGACCAACCATTACCTAGACCCTTATGAGTCCGAGGATGAGACCTACTTACGGCGTCCTCAACGCCGGGCTCGTGCTAGTACTAGCGCTTCCCACTCTCGGGAGCCTTCGCCCCTCCAGCCGCCCCGCGACTATGACCTCCTCATCGACCAGCGGGTGCTCGAACACAACGACCACCGCCAGGATATGGAGCTGCTtcgacagcagcaggagattgAGCGGCTTGAGCGGCACCTCGCTCGGACCCACGGCGAGCATGAGGTCCGTCTCATaagggaggaggaagaccgATATGAAGGCGATATAAGCGACAGGCTGCGACGGCTCCAGAGATACGAGGAGCACGAGCgcctggaggatgagaagcgcaaggctgaACGCCGCTATAGGCTCCAGAGGTTGGAAGCGGCTGAGCGTGAATCCGCTGAGCAAGAAGAGGTGCGTCGAAAGCTAAAGCATGAGAGGCTCGTGGAGCTCCAGCGCAagattgatgaggaagaggagcgcgAACGGGTCAAAAAAGAGATCCGCGATGAGGAGGCAAGGAGGGCCCTCgaagagcagcagaaacGAGCCGAGGAGGCCAAAATGAAGGCTGCTGCCGTCGAGGAGTGGAAGCTTAATGAAGAACGACGCAAAATCGCCGAGCGGGAGGCCGCAGCGCGGCGTGACAGGGAATTCAGGGAACGCCTGAGACTTGAGTTCGGCTACACGGAGGCGGAGATCGAAGACATTATCAACAAGAAACACAAGAAAGataagaaggaggagaagggcgagaagggggacaaaaaagaaaagaaggaagaaaagaaggacgaAGACCCCAACAAACCAACTTGGATCAAG GTCCACCGCAAACATCTCCTTCCAGACACACTGATTGCCTATCAGCTCCCTTGGTCCTGGGATGAG TACGACGGCAACTATATGGTCATCAAGACATGGGTCAGCGAAGAGCTCCAGGAGGAACTATTCGCTCACAGCCGGCGATTGCGCGAGGGCAAGGTCATCAGCGAGAAATCCAACACTTTGACCGAACTCAGGGTGAATGACCGGAACAAGGATAAAATGTACCTTgtgcggaagaagagccctAGCCGGCGGTCATGGATGTTCACCTGA
- a CDS encoding putative mitochondrial carrier protein (COG:C;~EggNog:ENOG410PJED;~InterPro:IPR018108,IPR030847,IPR023395;~PFAM:PF00153;~go_component: GO:0005743 - mitochondrial inner membrane [Evidence IEA];~go_function: GO:0015187 - glycine transmembrane transporter activity [Evidence IEA];~go_process: GO:1904983 - glycine import into mitochondrion [Evidence IEA]) — protein sequence MSNNASSTYAPPPMRTVSKSSKTTFHFGAGLLSGLTSSILLQPADLLKTRVQQSHHHASLVSTVKTILSSQNPIRNLWRGTLPSALRTGFGSALYFTSLNALRQSLATPIALANANPNNVANGTILPSSPSSSSALPKLSNAANLTTGAAARVAAGFVMMPVTVIKVRYESDYYTYRSLYGAGRDIMRTEGFRGLFAGFGATAARDAPYAGLYVLIYEQLKPYLASATTTTSEADQRPKSPSSSSINFVSGGLAAGLATTITNPFDAVKTRLQLMPAKYGNMMRAVRLMIQEDGVRSLFGGLGLRIGRKALSSALAWTVYEELILRAETRWAETEAKAEVGI from the exons ATGTCAAACAATGCCAGCTCTACCTACGCACCTCCCCCGATGCGGACGGTCTCAAAAT CCTCCAAAACCACCTTTCACTTCGGAGCTGGTCTCCTCTCAGGCCTCACATCCTCTATTCTCCTGCAACCAGCAGACCTCCTCAAAACTCGAGTTCAACAATCCCACCATCACGCCTCTCTAGTCTCAACGGTCAAAACAATTCTTTCCTCTCAAAACCCAATCCGCAATCTATGGCGTGGAACCCTGCCCTCCGCCCTCCGCACAGGCTTCGGCTCAGCTCTCTATTTCACGTCCCTCAACGCTCTACGCCAAAGTCTCGCAACACCCATTGCCCTAGCAAACGCTAACCCTAATAACGTCGCTAACGGCACAATTCTCCCGTCCTCcccgtcatcttcatctgctcTCCCTAAACTCTCCAACGCCGCAAACTTAACCACTGGAGCCGCTGCGCGGGTCGCCGCGGGGTTCGTCATGATGCCCGTTACTGTCATCAAAGTCCGCTATGAGTCGGACTACTATACATACCGCAGTCTCTATGGCGCAGGCCGGGACATAATGCGCACAGAAGGGTTCCGCGGTCTCTTCGCTGGGTTCGGTGCAACCGCTGCGCGAGACGCCCCATATGCGGGTCTTTATGTCCTCATCTACGAGCAATTAAAGCCGTACCTAGCGTCTGCAACGACAACTACCTCTGAAGCGGATCAGCGGCCGAAATcgccgtcgtcttcgtctaTTAATTTCGTTTCAGGTGGTTTAGCTGCTGGGCTTGCCACGACGATTACGAATCCATTTGATGCGGTTAAGACACGGCTTCAGCTTATGCCGGCAAAATATGGGAATATGATGCGTGCTGTTCGGTTGATGATTCAGGAAGACGGGGTGCGGAGTCTGTTTGGTGGGTTGGGACTGAGGATCGGAAGGAAAGCGCTGAGTTCCGCGCTTGCGTGGACCGTGTATGAGGAGCTCATTCTGAGGGCGGAGACGAGGTGGGCGGAGACGGAGGCGAAGGCTGAGGTCGGgatataa